The following DNA comes from Astatotilapia calliptera chromosome 6, fAstCal1.2, whole genome shotgun sequence.
ACCATTAAATAGAGACATGATTTACTTACAAAGTGTAATAATCATTTGGGAGAACTTGTTCTTTCAGCAAGAGTGAAAATGGAGTTTTAGACGATGGTAGTGAGATGGTTGCGTTAACAGAAAGACAGGTGGGCAACCTGGAAGTGGGAGTGTTAAAGATGTTAAAATTTCCATTGGGCGTAACCAGGATGGACAGAATTAGAAATTATTATATATctgagggacagctcaggttgaatGCTTTGAATACAAAGTTCAAGAGGGGAGGATAGGATGGTTTGAGTGTAGAGAAGAGGGTGGTTAAATTGAGAATAAGATGCTGGAGCTGCCAGACAGGAGGATAAGAGGAAgatcacagagaagattcacaAATGTAGCGAAGGAGGCTATGCAGAGGTTTGGTGTGACAGTCGAGGATgttagggatagggtgagacgGAGGCAGGTGATGCACAGTGgcaacccctaaagggagcatcTGGAAGACGTTATTTTTCTGTACAGTCAATATATCTGCTTATCATATAGTATACTAATTATTTATTTGCCATTTTTCTTGTGTAGGACCATCTGATATCCATCATGGCAGGACATGACGCTGGAACCCAGCACCAGTTCACTGGAATTGCCAAGTACTTCAATTCATACACAATCACAGGAAGGAGGAATGTGAGTTGTGTATATAAACTGCTTAATTGTATAATTGTTTAAAAGCAAGAAGCTCTACGTCCCTGCTGCTGTCATACTTTGTCATACTGCATTGCTCACAGCATTtatatacccccccccccccttttttttttttagtgtgtttTGGCCACATATGCTAGCCTTGCAGCCATCGCCCTTTTCTTCAAATTGAAGCCTAAGAAAAAGCCTGCTGTCACAGAAAAGTGATTATGTAAGTATGTTAGTCTTTCTGCTTTTCAGTGTTAACAGTCTGTAGGCAAGCAACCAGCCACCAGCTTTCCAAGTACTATGGTCAAGTCAAATTTTAGCAGAACGTTACTGTTGTCATTAggtgatttatttcttttaaatagaTCTGATTTTCAAACTGCGATGGTAACTCTTCACTACTCCCTGCTAAACCAAAACATTGATGAAATTCTGATTGTTAGCttgaattatattttattacacaGAATTTTATTCTGCTCTTAATGGTAGAATTTATGACCCATATTTATATGGTAATATGGAgctgtagtgaaggaggatatgcagggggttggtgtgacagaggatgcTAGGGTGGGGAGAGATGGAGGCTGataatccactgtggtgactcctgaagggagcagctgaaagaagagttATGATCCATATTTATCACCCATGCTTATTCTGCTTATCTATTACTACACTTGCATATTTGCACTAAATGTGTATTTTGTCTGTGGTATGCAAACAATGTTTTTTGCTGTGCATAAAAACGATAAATTGCTAACGAATAGAAACTCATATCTTGCTCGTTTTGAAAAGTATTGGGGAAGCAACTGTGGCTTGCATGGCAAAGCAGGTCGTTTACTCTGCCACATGTGAAAGTGTTCTTTGGCACCATGTTGTAGTTATTCAGTTGAATTGATTGACTCTCTTTTGTCCTTACAGGCTTCCATTTGCCCATCATTTCAAACAGCTTGGAATGGAAAGAGCAGCTGGACATGCTTGTAATGAAATTTGAGTGTTTGGTTTTCCaatgttaacaataaaaacatctatgcccaaaacatagaaaacacttttctttatttacagtgtgcaCCAGTATAAAAGACTATAATACAGAAATGTCAGCCATGTATTCAGTAAGGCTGTACTCAACACAACGACTTAAACATACAGTCCTCTGTTTGGCTCTCATAGTTGGCTAACCTAATTTGTTATGCTAGCCAAATGTAAACTGATAAATAGTTATTTTCACTGTGCCATAACCTTCCTCAGTTACTTCTGGCAGTCAGAGTTTTGCATAATTTCTAGCTTCCATTGATTATGTTCTCAGAGGGAAATAGTCTCAAGGATTGAAGGCTCCAGCAGCCAGAAGCAGGTTCCTCCGGGTGAAGTGAAGGTGTATAACAGGTGTTGATTTAGTCGTGTAGGTGCCTAGCAGAAGCTCCTGGGAGTTATCTTGTAAATGGATGTGTCCCGTAGCTGCCGTGAAGTCATCTGTTTCCAAGTCATCGAATGCTTTCATTACATCCCACAGGCGAACCGTGTTGTCCATAGAACCTGGAAAACATTACACTTTGTCACTCTGGCTATAGTGCATTTTTGAGCCGTGACCATGTCATATCATTTTTGTTTGAGGTTAATCGCTTGATGGAAAAGTATAAAGAAACTTGCAACACTCACCGGAAGCAAGGATTTCACCATCCCTGCTGAACCTGAGGGAATAGATGGTATCTGTGTGGCCCTTGAGCTCTCCCATCATCAATCCATGGCCAATGTCCCACAGGAGGACTCTGCCATCAGTGGCCCCTGATGCCAAAAACTTCCCATTGGGGGAAAAAGCGAGTGAATGGATGGGACCCTGGAAGATGACATTAAAATATTAGATTCACAGATGTTTAAACAGCATTTACTATTTCTAGCTGTGCTGCACTATACATCATTACATGAACAATTATGcacatttcaatataatgtgactaaaatgacattttctaaATGATGTCTGTTGAACTCTAACCTTATGACCAGTGAAGATGCGCACACAGTTTCCACTTAGGACATCCCACACACGGATGGTACGGTCAGATGATCCTGTGGCAACATAATTGGAGTTTGGGTGAAAACGAGTGCAAGTGATGTCAGCCAGGTGACCAGAAAATATCCGCAGAGGCTGGTAGTGATCTGTCGCCCAGAGTCTgttaagaaagaagaagaaaaaaaaaaaagagcagaaggtggacCAATGAAAAGCACCTGTAGAAGGAGCCAATGTGGATCAACAACATGATGTTCCAATATGCTATCAAATAATTACAAAACAAGGTCTGAAGTTTCTTACCGGGCTACCCTGTCATGTCCTCCAGACACAAAATAGTAGCCATAGGGGGAAAACTGCGTGTCCCACACTGGGTAGTTGTGCCCTTTGTAGGCCACCAAACAAGTAAACGTTAGGAGACTCCATAACCTTACTGTACCATCTTCTGAACTGGACAACAAGTAGTTTctgaaaagagagaaacattTTCATGACATATACAGCTTGATctgttgtataaataaataaatagtaggggtgcaacgatattcgtatcgatattgaaccgttcgatacagtgctttcggttcagtacgcatatgtatcgaacaatacaacatttttaatttatttgatcaactttccttctgacgatgctgtctgtgttgagcgctcagtggatctgcgctcgacagtgcagcctaggcggagtagtcgaacgcagattcagtgagcgcagggcaagctagcgagacgaaagctaagctctccttgcaacatggcaaattgaacctcccccaccctcattcagatctgccgtttggaactattttggttttcatgtgacgtatgaccctgaaggtaagcgcgtcatggactaaagtaaaacagtatgttggatgtgccacgcaatgctcaattacatgggtgggagctagtgtgttagcgcagttagcttgttaacgtgttggccgtccagccccatgcacggggcgatcggcggtagctcgttaacggagatttgccgtgttgtggcgttaacgtcatttcaacgagattaacgctgacagcactagtgggaacacaactaatatgactgcacatttacaccgacatcatcctagtgcaaagacaagtggaagcagacaaaaacaacaagcacgcatgctacaaactttacccgagtcatttagacagctgttagcacatgatcctccttatggggacctgatatgtttaatatgctgctgagaatatagcccagaagaagtggatagtatagcttttattttggaaagagccatttctctgtaataaactctcttttccaaagatgagtgattcctcaatcagatacagggctcgcaaaatcgctagcccgacatcctggggctagcgatttttccagtcgggctaccaaaatctatctctgccctgcccgtcgggctatcgtaggaaggaaaaatatatgtcaatgcttttgcattctttcagaaatgtagctgggtaattatgtcattggcatcggtgagccacggtcaatatgtgacatattgaaatcgcgtttgaatttgcgcttgttttttgctttcactttgcaatcgtgcgaactgtgtatagagagcgacagcactgatctgtgagtgatgataatttgcgcaccaattcctctgacatcgtcttatcaatcgttagcttactatgcaaacatgacaagtgaaatctcccgcagcaagcttaaacatgtgagaggttgatcgcgcagagaatcgctgagcgttatgtgagtgcgtgtgtaaaagcagcaggatatatatttcagttctgctgagccaaataagacaggtcagggtgaagaagtgacagccaaagaaaagcttaccacaaaatggagaagttatgacaaatcagactataaggcaaaaagaaagtgcagctttatggtttcatggacaaaataatttctgtggttgcaatatgatgagctatataaccggggctgcacataagtggtccgcaggtgcccattcgctgtcaaaataaaaaacgcgcacaagttaagaagttgcaacgcgtgtttgcgtacataagattttcaggaggaggacagacatttgtttagaactcttaaagatgtcgaagaagctcctttaagcaattactgtgatgttcctccacctccaaagaaatgtcaggagtccgaaccacaaaagaagcacgtattttCGAAAAActagttgcaggaggtgagctggcttcaaacaaatgatgaacgcacagagatgtggtgcggaatgtgccgtgaaaatttaataaatgacaaattaaaaaggcatgaacattttttttgtatcgaaaaaatatcgaaccgtgacaccaaagtatcgaaccgaaccgagaattttgtgtatcgttgcacccctaataaatagtGTAATTTTTAGaggatttaacaaaaaacatgtaATCTCCATTATCGTCAGGTGGACGAGTGGCTCTACCTGTCCGGGCTGAAGCTGATGCCATACACTGGTCCACTGTGTCCATACATTATCTTTGATTCGCTGGCCGTCTTCTCATCCATGATCCTTTCCAGCACATCGTCTGACTCTTTGTCAATCAAGTTCAAGTCTTGaaagaaaataggaaaaaattCAAGGGCAATGTTTTAGAAAAGTAAAGATGTTGTCAGTATAAAATAGTGTACCTGCTGCAGACTTGACTTTGCGGAGCTTTTTCGGTGTGACACTCCACACTCGTACTGTGGAGTCAGCAAAGCCTCCTGCGATCAGGCTGGAGTCATCAGTGAAGTCCACTGCAGTCAGACccttaagaaaataaatacaattaatttATGTCATAGTTTTCACTGCTTCAATGCACAATCATTAGAGGTATGACAATTCTGAAACTACGACCGATATCATATCCAAACACCCACAATCAGAACGCAATCCTACATATTTCCCTACACCGGAAACATaatgaggtttttttgttttttaaattcatcacTCATGAACAAGTCTCCAGCTGTgggataaaattattttttccccatttttattTGTCCCCTCTATAGGAAAACATAAGTCAACTGAAACTATGGCCAAAAAAATAGGTATTGACTAACCATCATTTTGGAGAACTGCTGCTCCTCTGgcaaacaaattaaatgcaTCATAAAGCTTTACCTGGTATGCATTGAGAAAAGTGTAGAAGCAGACAGAGGGGAGGTTATCTGATCCTAGACGAATCCTTTTCGTGGCCTCCTTCATGTACATGATCTTGTCCAGCTTGTCTGAGTCTTTGAGTTCTGGCAGGGGTATCCTAAATAAGACACATTTTATCAGACCTCTTTCTGTGTTGATTCAAAAAGCATGACTTTGACATTCAAAATATATCTGACCAAGAAGATTAGATTAGCCGCTACAGTAGTGtgcaacaaacacacagcacagtACTGTGTAAACAATCCCTACCTATTCTGTGAAGGAGCATTTGGATCCTGCTTTTTGCTCTTGGAGCCCATGCTGTCCTTttttggcttcttcttcttgggtTTACCCTCCTCATTCTCTgcctcctcatcctcatcatcaaGGGGCAGCTCAATTTCTGGTTCCTTCAGCAATCCATAGTAAACCTTCACATGGTGAGTGACAAAGGAACAAGGACAtgtcatttcaaaggttttggTATATAAGTGTaaagaaacatgaaaagaaGACAGAAGTAATTGCTCAAACTGGTGGCAGATACATGTGAGGCtatcttaattttaaaaagctacTGGATGCCCTCAGTATAGGGGTCATGGGTTCAAAATTCAAGTTGTCAAACGTCCAAATGTGTGGCGTAAAAATCCAACCTTAGTTTTATTGGCTTCACGCTTGGCCTCTCCTGCCAAGCTGCCAGACATTGCATCTATCTGGCTCTTGCTGCGTGGCATGCCATCAAAGATATCAATGTAGAGGTGCTCTTGGATAATATTCCAGATCTGGTTGTTCTGACGCTCCTGCAAGTGTCTCTTCAGCAACTGATAGGAGTCGCGGGAGATACGCAGGACAAACTTGCTGGTGCGGAAGTCCAACAAAGTCTCGTTGCCTCTCATGTGCTCCTTCTTTGTCAAGCCAGATAAAACACGCAAGTCCTCTTCATAGTAGCACTCCTGGTCCCCACTGAACCTGAGAGGGAGGtgaacataaagaaataaagttaTTAAGGTGCACGGAAAATGGAGTGTGGTTGATATTTGGAATAATGTACAATTAGACTCACTTTTCAAAGAAGGCCTTAGCCTCACTTTCATGGTTGTTGTACACCAGCTCCAGATACATGTGGACAAAAAGTGGGTAGAAGACCTGGGACAGTTCAGCTCTGTGACAGTCCAATACTGTTTCTATGAACTTTTTGAGGTCACTGTAGTAGACCTCATAAAGAGTTGGATCTCCCTGCTGGCTGTAAGCTGACAGTACCACACGGACATCTGGCTGGTCCTCTGCAACTGCTGATGAAAAAGTCCCAATGAGATGGGTTGTATTAGTAGTGTGTTGGTTGTATCCACGTGGGAAAAATCCTTTTTAAGATTACCTAAACTGTCAATGTAACTACAAAGTAAATACAACTTTGCCTTTTTTAAGACTTATTTTTTACCAACAATGCACCACCAATGCTCCGAGGTCAATGATCCCACTTTATACTGGTGATTGCTTTTTAACTGACtgataatattaaaaacatttaaaaatatccaTCCTCCTTTTGTCCTGTGTCATCTGACTAGTCGCCCAAATAGAATGTCTTGCATGATTTTTGCATTCCATATCCTAAAGCTTTGCACATTTTATTCCACAACCCCTTTATTTTTTGGCAAGACCAAAATACATGTGCACAATTCTACATCAATTTGTCCACACAGTCTCCAGCATGCAGCATTCCTCCAAGTTTTTGAAGcttaagaaaacaacaacaacaaaacagatcaTGTTAAATTCTCTCTGTATCCTGGAGTTAGTGGCCATGCACtgtgttttaaaaattaaaagttcCTTCTTAAATttgttccttcttttcttttatcctaTTTGTCTTTAATATACAGAAAGGACGTCTTTCTGCATGACCTTAAATCTCTGTACAAAGCAGAgatttctctgcattttcttctgAAATACCTCAATAATCTCATTTTATTTGATCAGTTTTATCCTCCTCCTCACAATAATACCTTACTTATCTTAGGTATCAAAATTGTTCATCTTCACCTAATTCTAATTTTTCCTTCAGTCTTTCAAAACCCAACATATTTTCCCCCTTAAACATTGTGCATATTGCTGCGATGCCTTTATTTGCCCAGTGCTTGAACTTTCTATCATGCATGCCAGGTATAAATCTCGAGTTTGATGCGAACCACCATAAAAATTCCGTTTCCAAACTTTTCGATTTTGCAGTGTATCCCTCCCATCACCAATATATCAAAAGTCTGATTGATACACTTTGATGCTTGGTAAAGCTaaaccttctttttctttaaaaaaaaaactgcagagtTTGTATCTGACCCTGGGTTTCTTTCCACCGCATATAAACTCaagtttgcctcttttttttttttaaattttaaagggtATGATCAGTTAATAACAATATATTTAGCTGTTTCACTTTCTATTTGCAATTAGACTTTCACATCATACACGGCATATTATTACTGGTatcatcacattaaaaacacattatcaCTGCAATCGCTTCACTGAATGAACACGAAGTAACCCTGCCGTAAAACTTAAAGCTATATAAACTTCGAATATGTTAGTACTCGAAGTTAACACACCCTGTAGTAAAGAAGTGCTTAACTCTTAGCGCTCTGAGCATTATCCCTAACTGATACCACTACATTAGGCTGTTGTGTCAGACTCGTGGTTGATCAGGAGATGTTTGTTAAGTGTTTCATACATAAAAGCGGCAGCTAACTGTACTGTACCTTTCGTTGGCGCCTGGGCTCCGGCGGAGGATGATCCGGTAACTCGGCTGAGAAGAGAGCTCACATCCCCGCCTTCTAAGTCCACAATACCGGCAGCACCTCCCGATCCTGCCCCGGCCGATTCAGTTGCCTTTGGGTCCAGTGAATTTTCCGGTAATCCCGCCTCACGACGCAAAATCTCGACGGACTCGATGAGTTTGTTCTTTTTGAGGAATTGCAGGACTGCCAGCAATGTCTGCTGGTCCTCCGGGGTAACCGcggctgtttgtttgttgcttcCAGTCGAAGAGCCGGAGCCGGGAGACGCAGAGAGCACTCTACCATCGTTAGCATTGTTATTTCCAAAGCCATCGGTTGATGGTTCTGTTTTAATGTCCGTTTCTATGTCAGCGTCGCTCATACCACCTTGTACGGCCGCCATTTTCAGAATGAATTGCGCATGTGCGACGTAAATCAACGGAAAACACTAACCGTACAAGACCAAGACATATGATTGGTTCTTACCAGTGAGCGTGGTGTTACAGAAGTCCCGCCCTTCGAGTGAGTGTAGTGTAGCGGTTTACGCATTAGGGagcggaaggtcgccggttcgatttCAGCTCGAGATGAAAAACTGATTTGAGGTTTGCGTTTGGAAGGGCAGCTGATGTCAAAAGTCTGCCGAATCAAACATATGGAATTACCTGCTGTGGCAACGCCCACTTCATAACTTGATGCTATAAtgctataataatataaatataagtaTAAATATCTAATTTTACCCCAGCATAAAGACTGCATTCACAAGTGCATAGGTTTCACCAGAGAATTGTTATGTGTATAGAGTGACAAAATAATCAGTACTTTGTTTTGCCAAAGACGTATCtatcttaataataataataataataattatacaaTCCAATTTATATCATTTTTTACCAGTTGGTGGCACTTTGTTCCCACACAACAGCTGGCCAGCGTCCCAGCCACCTCCTTGGACAATGTGTTGCTGCTATGAATACAATCTGGTATTCTTTTTAATCTATAAAACATTggtgaatgaaaaaaaagtgaaaattacTTTGCAAATTTCTACGTCATCTCCTCAGTTACACTGTTATTAGTATAGATGTTTGTTGATACATCAATCTTCTGCACCTTTACATTATCTTATGATCCATCTGCCTCTTTTATTGACATACAATATGAGTCTTCAGAAAATGTGTGACACAGTAAGATGAGGTATAAGTAGCATTTTCATAATAAGTGACAGCTTGTATCACTGAGGAAACACAAGAaggacagtaactgtgtatgAGTATGAGTGGTGTTTTCTTTGCATTCTGCTGAGTCCGAATTTTTGTCCGAACAAGACAGCACACCTTGCTTGAGCGAACAGTCTGTCAATGCATTCATGTACAGCTGACTGTGCATCTTTTGAGGcagttaatttgtttttatttcaaggAGCCTGTCAGTAAAAAATTAGAACTTGATCTTGTTTCATTGTGTCTCTGCTGGAAATAGT
Coding sequences within:
- the atp5md gene encoding ATP synthase F(0) complex subunit k, mitochondrial, producing MAGHDAGTQHQFTGIAKYFNSYTITGRRNCVLATYASLAAIALFFKLKPKKKPAVTEK
- the taf5 gene encoding transcription initiation factor TFIID subunit 5 isoform X1, whose product is MAAVQGGMSDADIETDIKTEPSTDGFGNNNANDGRVLSASPGSGSSTGSNKQTAAVTPEDQQTLLAVLQFLKKNKLIESVEILRREAGLPENSLDPKATESAGAGSGGAAGIVDLEGGDVSSLLSRVTGSSSAGAQAPTKAVAEDQPDVRVVLSAYSQQGDPTLYEVYYSDLKKFIETVLDCHRAELSQVFYPLFVHMYLELVYNNHESEAKAFFEKFSGDQECYYEEDLRVLSGLTKKEHMRGNETLLDFRTSKFVLRISRDSYQLLKRHLQERQNNQIWNIIQEHLYIDIFDGMPRSKSQIDAMSGSLAGEAKREANKTKVYYGLLKEPEIELPLDDEDEEAENEEGKPKKKKPKKDSMGSKSKKQDPNAPSQNRIPLPELKDSDKLDKIMYMKEATKRIRLGSDNLPSVCFYTFLNAYQGLTAVDFTDDSSLIAGGFADSTVRVWSVTPKKLRKVKSAADLNLIDKESDDVLERIMDEKTASESKIMYGHSGPVYGISFSPDRNYLLSSSEDGTVRLWSLLTFTCLVAYKGHNYPVWDTQFSPYGYYFVSGGHDRVARLWATDHYQPLRIFSGHLADITCTRFHPNSNYVATGSSDRTIRVWDVLSGNCVRIFTGHKGPIHSLAFSPNGKFLASGATDGRVLLWDIGHGLMMGELKGHTDTIYSLRFSRDGEILASGSMDNTVRLWDVMKAFDDLETDDFTAATGHIHLQDNSQELLLGTYTTKSTPVIHLHFTRRNLLLAAGAFNP
- the taf5 gene encoding transcription initiation factor TFIID subunit 5 isoform X2, with the protein product MAAVQGGMSDADIETDIKTEPSTDGFGNNNANDGRVLSASPGSGSSTGSNKQTAAVTPEDQQTLLAVLQFLKKNKLIESVEILRREAGLPENSLDPKATESAGAGSGGAAGIVDLEGGDVSSLLSRVTGSSSAGAQAPTKVAEDQPDVRVVLSAYSQQGDPTLYEVYYSDLKKFIETVLDCHRAELSQVFYPLFVHMYLELVYNNHESEAKAFFEKFSGDQECYYEEDLRVLSGLTKKEHMRGNETLLDFRTSKFVLRISRDSYQLLKRHLQERQNNQIWNIIQEHLYIDIFDGMPRSKSQIDAMSGSLAGEAKREANKTKVYYGLLKEPEIELPLDDEDEEAENEEGKPKKKKPKKDSMGSKSKKQDPNAPSQNRIPLPELKDSDKLDKIMYMKEATKRIRLGSDNLPSVCFYTFLNAYQGLTAVDFTDDSSLIAGGFADSTVRVWSVTPKKLRKVKSAADLNLIDKESDDVLERIMDEKTASESKIMYGHSGPVYGISFSPDRNYLLSSSEDGTVRLWSLLTFTCLVAYKGHNYPVWDTQFSPYGYYFVSGGHDRVARLWATDHYQPLRIFSGHLADITCTRFHPNSNYVATGSSDRTIRVWDVLSGNCVRIFTGHKGPIHSLAFSPNGKFLASGATDGRVLLWDIGHGLMMGELKGHTDTIYSLRFSRDGEILASGSMDNTVRLWDVMKAFDDLETDDFTAATGHIHLQDNSQELLLGTYTTKSTPVIHLHFTRRNLLLAAGAFNP